In Kitasatospora sp. NA04385, a single genomic region encodes these proteins:
- a CDS encoding aminotransferase class V-fold PLP-dependent enzyme, producing MATPVAPEPLLLRDGRPAAAGWSLDPAMRHLNHGSFGAVPLVAQREQQRLREEMDASPVVWFPGLSRRVAAARAAVADFLRVPAGFTALVPNASAGASVVYGSLPHRDGGEVLVTDHGYGAVTMGAERLARRWGGAVRTVHVPLGAGPEEAAAAVTGAVTGRTALIVLDRITSATARYLPVDLVGAFARERGVPLLVDAAHVPGLDGDPLAGADCDAWVGNLHKFGCAPRGTAALVARGELRDALYPLIDSWGAEEPFPERFDSQGTLDVTGYLAAPTALDFVAEQWGWAGARRYMGELADYAQELIGAAFTAATGEPAAADVGMPVNALRLVKLPPGLGRTRLEADALRDRMAAECGVETAFTSFGGTGYFRLSTHVYNTAEDYEYFAERCVPVLCAWARGR from the coding sequence GTGGCCACCCCTGTCGCACCCGAGCCCCTGCTGTTGCGCGACGGCCGTCCCGCCGCCGCCGGGTGGTCGCTGGACCCGGCGATGCGGCACCTGAACCACGGGTCGTTCGGGGCGGTGCCGCTGGTGGCGCAGCGGGAGCAGCAGCGGCTGCGGGAGGAGATGGACGCCTCGCCGGTGGTCTGGTTCCCCGGGCTGTCGCGCCGGGTGGCGGCGGCCCGGGCGGCGGTCGCCGACTTCCTGCGGGTGCCGGCCGGCTTCACGGCGCTGGTGCCGAACGCGAGCGCCGGGGCGAGCGTGGTGTACGGGAGCCTGCCGCACCGGGACGGCGGGGAGGTGCTGGTGACCGACCACGGGTACGGGGCGGTGACCATGGGCGCGGAGCGGCTGGCCCGGCGCTGGGGCGGGGCGGTGCGCACGGTGCACGTGCCGCTGGGGGCGGGTCCGGAGGAGGCCGCGGCGGCGGTGACCGGGGCGGTGACCGGGCGGACGGCGCTGATCGTGCTGGACCGGATCACCTCGGCGACGGCCCGCTACCTGCCGGTCGACCTGGTCGGCGCGTTCGCCCGGGAGCGCGGCGTCCCGCTACTGGTCGACGCCGCGCACGTGCCGGGGCTGGACGGGGACCCGCTGGCGGGGGCGGACTGCGACGCCTGGGTGGGCAACCTGCACAAGTTCGGCTGCGCGCCGCGCGGCACCGCCGCGCTGGTCGCCCGCGGCGAACTCCGGGACGCGCTCTACCCGTTGATCGACTCCTGGGGTGCCGAGGAGCCGTTCCCGGAGCGCTTCGACAGCCAGGGCACCCTGGACGTCACCGGCTACCTGGCGGCGCCGACCGCGCTCGACTTCGTGGCCGAGCAGTGGGGTTGGGCCGGGGCCCGCCGCTACATGGGCGAACTCGCCGACTACGCGCAGGAGTTGATCGGCGCGGCGTTCACCGCCGCCACCGGGGAGCCGGCCGCGGCGGATGTCGGCATGCCGGTGAACGCGCTGCGCCTGGTGAAGCTGCCGCCCGGGCTGGGCCGCACCCGGCTGGAGGCGGACGCGCTGCGCGACCGGATGGCGGCCGAGTGCGGCGTCGAGACGGCGTTCACCAGCTTCGGCGGGACGGGGTACTTCCGGCTGTCGACACACGTGTACAACACGGCCGAGGACTACGAGTACTTCGCGGAGCGGTGCGTGCCGGTGCTGTGCGCGTGGGCGCGCGGGCGCTGA
- a CDS encoding VOC family protein, producing MPEVTTPYATGTPCWIDLMAKDQQAALDFYRDLFGWQGSPGPAEFGGYAVCELDGRAVAGIGPAMAPEGMPEPPTVWTSYLASTDAQATQDAIVSAGGTLIVPVVDVGNLGRMLVAADPQGAVFGVWQPGEFFGAQVVNEAGALTWNELHTSDVPAATAFYGEAFGIEIEPLDGADSYWELRVGGRAVGGVTLLANDPPGTPAHWLTYFAVDDVDSTVDALVRSGGTVLAPPFDMMAGRMTVVADPQGAPFAMIKPQPMA from the coding sequence ATGCCCGAAGTCACCACCCCGTACGCGACCGGCACCCCGTGCTGGATCGATCTGATGGCGAAGGACCAGCAGGCCGCGCTGGACTTCTACCGCGACCTGTTCGGCTGGCAGGGCAGTCCCGGCCCGGCCGAGTTCGGCGGGTACGCGGTCTGCGAGCTGGACGGCCGGGCCGTCGCCGGCATCGGCCCTGCGATGGCGCCCGAGGGGATGCCCGAGCCGCCCACCGTCTGGACCAGCTACCTGGCCAGCACCGACGCGCAGGCCACCCAGGACGCGATCGTCTCGGCGGGCGGCACGCTGATCGTCCCGGTCGTGGACGTCGGCAACCTGGGCCGGATGCTGGTCGCCGCGGACCCGCAGGGCGCGGTGTTCGGCGTGTGGCAGCCCGGCGAGTTCTTCGGCGCGCAGGTGGTCAACGAGGCCGGCGCGCTGACCTGGAACGAGCTGCACACCAGTGACGTGCCGGCCGCCACCGCGTTCTACGGCGAGGCGTTCGGCATCGAGATCGAGCCGCTGGACGGCGCCGACTCGTACTGGGAGCTGCGGGTCGGCGGGCGGGCGGTCGGCGGGGTCACCCTGCTGGCCAACGACCCGCCCGGCACCCCCGCGCACTGGCTGACGTACTTCGCCGTGGACGACGTGGACTCCACCGTGGACGCGCTGGTCCGCTCCGGCGGGACGGTGCTGGCGCCGCCGTTCGACATGATGGCGGGCCGGATGACGGTGGTCGCCGACCCGCAGGGCGCGCCGTTCGCGATGATCAAGCCGCAGCCGATGGCGTAG